GACCTCAAACAGCCTTAAAATCAGGTTATAGTATTAAGTCATTTAAGTTATAATACTGAATCATAATACTGTTTGATTCGATACTGTTTGATTCTCTGTTTGACCGAGAACCGAAGCAAATTCGGAATCCATATTCGGCTTAGAAAACACAGGTGATAGAATGCAGTTATTGCTCATTCACTCTGATTATATTGAATACGAAACCAAAAAACAAACTCCAGTTGCTGAAAAAATAGAAGAGTCCTTGAAGTCGGGAAGACTTGAGGAAGCTCTCACGGCTTTTACGGCTGTGGAAAGTGTGGATGAAGCCAATCCGGAAGAAGCCATAGAAAAGGCTGTTTCTGAAATTGAAAAAGTTGCAGCCCAGGTCAAAACAAACCGTATAATGCTTTATCCTTACGCCCACCTGAGTTCTGACCTTTCTTCTCCTAAAGTTGCAGTTCAGGTTTTAAAAGGTATGGAAACAGCTCTCTCAGCTAAATACGAGGTTAAAAGAGCTCCTTTCGGCTGGTACAAAGCTTTTACCGTAAGCTGTAAAGGACATCCCCTGTCCGAACTGTCCCGGAGCATCCGCCCCCAGGGTGCGGCAAAACCGGCAGCCAAAACCGAAGAAGCCGGGGAAAAAGAAGAGGTCGTTTCCGAAGCCCTGAAAGCCGAAGGCACTGCCAGGTCTTACTGGCGCATCCTGACTCCGGATGGAGAACTCCATGAGATCGAAGGTTTTGACCTTGCCCCTTACCCCAAACTTCAGCAGTTTGTAAATTATGAAATCTCCAAGAGCAGGGCAGTTGAGCGTGCCCCTCCCCATGTAGAACTTATGCGCAGGCTTGAGCTTGCAGACTACGAGCCAGGGTCCGACTCCGGAAACATGCGTTATTACCCCAAGGGAAGGCTTGTCAAATCCCTCCTTGAGAACTACGTGCTTGATGTCGCAACCGAGTTCGGGGCAATGGAAGTCGAAACTCCGCTGATGTACGACATGAACCACCCGACCCTCAAGAAGTACCTTGACAGATTCCCTGCAAGGCAGTACTCCATAGAGTCGGACAAGCGGCAGATGTTCCTGCGCTTTGCAGCCTGTTTCGGACAGTTCCTTATGAACCACGACATGACGATATCTTACAAGAACCTGCCACTCAGGATGATCGAAATGACCCGCTACAGTTTTAGAAAAGAACAGCGTGGGGAACTTGTGGGATTAAGGAGGCTCAGGGCTTTTACCATGCCGGATATGCACACCCTCTGCGAGGACATGGACCAGGCTGTAAGCCAGTTCAAAGAACAGTATGACCTCTGCATCGATGTGCTTGAAAATATAGGAATCCATGTCGATGATTATGAAGTTGCGATCCGCTTCACCAGGGATTTCTACGAATCTAATAAAGACCTTGTAGTCAGCATGGCAAAAACTGTCAACAAGCCCGTGCTTGTTGAGATGTGGGACACCCGTTTCTTCTACTTCGTGCTCAAGTTCGAGTTTAACTTTGTAGATGCCCTTGCCAAAGCCAGTGCACTTTCGACTGTCCAGATCGATGTGGAAAATGCCGAGAGGTACGATATTTCTTATGTGAATGCCGAAGGTAAGCTGGAAAGGCCGACTGTGCTCCACTGCTCTCCAAGCGGTGCAATAGAAAGATGCATTTATGCTCTCCTTGAAAAAGCTGCGATGGAAACTGAAGAAGGAAAAGTTCCGATGCTGCCTGTCTGGCTTTCCCCCACTCAGGTAAGGATTGTACCTGTTTCAGAAAAGCACATCACTTTTGCCGAAGAGGTTTCAAGGAAACTGGACTGCAGGGTTGATGTTGACGACCGCGACCTGTCAATAGGAAAGAAGGTAAGGGAAGCTGGCAGGGAATGGGTGCCTTATGTTGTGGTCATTGGAGATAAGGAAATAGAAGAAGGCACGATTAACGTAACTATCCGTGAAGAATCCGAACAAAATAAACCGCAAAAAATCCAGATGACTCCGGAAGAACTCAATGTCCGCATAAAAGAAGAAACCGCTGGCAAACCCTACAGGAAGCTGCCGCTGGCAAAATACCTTTCTGCAAGACCGAAGTTCTTCTAAACAATTTGAATTTTATCTAGGATTGTTTAGATTCACTTTCCGGAAAACTTGAAAAGTTTCAAAGGACACCTGCTCAGAAATGAGCCTTTCCTTTGACTTTTCCTTTAATTCTTTAAATCCTCTTTAATTCATTAAATCATATACTTTCAAAATCTTTATATCTTTATAGTTATTATATCCTACAGTTTTATATATTCTGCAACTTTATATTATAGTAATTCTTATACCGCCGTAATTCTTATATTGCCGTAGTTATTATTATTGAAATGGGATTCCTTTTAATTAAAAGAAGTTCAGACATACTCTTTTCGATTTTATGATGAAAAGGGATAGTCCAGATTTAGTCTAAGTTTTCTTGACTGAAGATTTTTATTCATTATTTTAAGTGAGGGGAGTTAATTCTTAGAATCTTTCCAGTTCCATGCACTGTTTCCTGTGCATGGAACATGCAGTTTTCCGGAAAACTCTTTGAAAGGTAGCTTTCTGGTTTTCAGCGTATTAAATATCTCATTAATATCTCATAGAGTTAAAAGCATAAGGACAGCGTACTGATGACAATTTCAAATGAAGCCGCAGCCGGCATGGAAACAGTCGAGCTCGAGCCCTTGAGGGAAGATAAGAAGAGAATCTTTAAGGAAATTCTGGGATATTTTGAAACCCATCAGAGAGGCTATATTAAAGTTCCAACGGGCTGGGGTAAAACTTTTCTTGCAAAGCATATAATGAAAAAACACTACGAAGACGGAAAACTTGTACTTTTCCTGATCTCAAAAAACAATCCTCTCCTGAGCCAGACTTACTATGACAGGAAAAAAGACAGGCCTCTTTTTCCAAATAGTGCTCTCCTCTCTTCCGAACAGAAGATAGCGAGAAAAGAGATTGCAGAAGCTCTAAGAAAATCAGGACAGGAGAAAGGTAAAGGTTTTGTGCTCTTTGCCTCTTTGCAGACTGTTCTCGGAAAACAAGCATCCGAGATCAAAGAGTTGCTTCTTGAGTATACCGACCTTGCAATAGTTGACGAGATCCACAATTTCATTAATAACAGGGGAAATGATTTCCTCAATGAGTTCGGAGAACGGACTAAAATCCTGGGGATGACCGCAACTCCTTTCCAGGGTGTTGTCGGAAACGTCAAGTTTGTAGACGAGATTGCAGGAGACATGAGGGAGGTCTATGCAAAGACCCTGCCTGAGTGTATCCTTGATAACGAACTTGCACCCCTTAAGTACACGATAGCAGAAAGTTCGGAAGATATCTTTGAGATCTTTGATTTTGAAAAAGGACTGGATGAACTTGACAGGCAGGACCTTTTCCTTGACTGCAGCACAGCTGACAAACTGAAAAAAGTAGTTAAAAGAACGCAGCTTGCAAAAGATGTGTACGATTCGATGGTAAAACAAAAGAACGCAAAGACGCTTGTATTCTGCGCTCCTGTCCGGAAAAGAGTCTATGGAGCCGGGGCAGAAGGAGAGGAGATCAATGCTTTTCATGCAAAACTCACTGCTTCGGTCTTTAACGGAGAAATCTCAGCTCCTAAGCTCGAAAAGGACCTTGATCCTGTTTTACCTCTCGATTTTGATAATTATACCCCCGAAGGGGAATTCAAAGACTCAGCTTTTATAACCTCAGAACTGCCCAAAGATGAACAGAGCGCCCTTCTTGCAGCTTTCAGGGACGCAGAAAAACCGCCTTATATCTTATGTACGGTCGGCATGCTGATAGAAGGTTTTGATTTTCCGGGCCTCGAAACACTTATCCTGCTGCGTCCTACCCTGAGCATGCGGCTCTTTGAGCAGCAGGTAGGAAGGGTTACAAGGCTTTCTCCTGTTTCCGGAAAGGATAAAGGAAATATCTTTGAGATCTCGGACAGCATAGACTCCCTCTACCAGCGCTTCGGAGAAGGAGTTTTTAACGGGGAAAAGGTTGACCAGGTTCAGATGCTCCAGCCCGAAATCCGTCTTGAAGAACTTTTCTCTGAAGGGGACGCGGCAAGAGCAATTGAGGAAGGAAAAATAGAGATTAATAAGGTAGACTTCAGTGCTCTCGGAAAAGGGAAAGGAAAAGGCGCTCAAATCAGAGAAGTGCCTGTAAGGCTCCCCCCAACCGTGCTCAGGGCAAAGTATTTCTCACGCCTGCTCGCTCTGACCGAAGAAAAGGACGTAGGAGCTTTTGAACGGGAAAAGCGAGAACTTATGCGGGCTACCTTGCGGTTCAGAGTAAGGGAACTCAGGGACGCCGAAGAGCTTTCTGAGCTTTCAGGCAAGACAAATAAGCTCAAGCGAGAAGCCTATGAAGACCGCAGGTTAGGGGATGTCTCAAGGCAGCACAAGCCCAAGGTCTTCGGGGAAGTCGAGTGGCTCCTGAAACTTCAGGCCTTGAATTCCCTGAAGTATGAAGGCGAGCGTATCTCTATGCCCGAGAAAAACAAAATTCTAAGGACTCTGGGGTTTGAACCTGATATGAGAAAAATAGATAGCTACAGGCTTAAATGCCTTAAGCTCGGTTCTGCCCAGAAGACCATTCCCGACCTTGTAAAAGTGCTCGGTTTTGTGAGCCGCCTCTCATCTTCCGAAACCTATCAGTTCCTTGATAAGAAGAAAAAGGAGCAGTGGAAACGTGAGTTTCTGCCTGCGGTTTACTGGGGCTTCTGCTTTATTGAAGATTCTCCGGAACTGAAGGAGCTTTTCGAGTCCACGGAATGGGACAGGCGTGTTAAAAATATCATCCGGCAAAAGTAATCTGATGGTTCCTGATTAATCGATTTATATTATTCGGCACATCCGAAGTAGGAGCTTTTGTTTTTCTCTTCTGCGCCTTGCAGGACTGAAACGGCTTGCCAGCTAGTACGTACTTTATTAATCCTGGAAGCCGCTTTTGAATATATAGGTAATAGAGCCTCTGCCAGCCTGTCTGGCAGCCCTCCTCAAAAAGAAACGGAAAGAAGAAGACAGAAAATTAAGGAAAAAAAGAGTCTTGACAAACATTAAAACATTTCACAAAGCTGGACTGTATCCTTAGTTTGACAGTATAAATTAAATTTAGTGAGAAACTTCGACTTTTTTGTCAAAAACCAATTGACAGCATTCATAAATTTCATCAAATTGCCTCTGATTTTTCAGCTTCACAATCACTATAAGGTAAATTAGTAGAGATTTTTGTCCAATTTTAACACTTTTGGCATCTGGTTTTTTGGATGGTATCTATATTTTATCTGAGATTCATGGTATCTGTCAAATTCTATACCAAAAATTTGATCAAAAATTATGAAAATAGCCATCAAGAGGAAGAGAATTATCTGTCAAATTGAATCGTAAAAAATGGGCAAAAATTTGTTAAAATAATATTACTTATTATTCCAACAGATATGAAAACGACCTTTCAACATAAAAATTAAACTGTCAAACTCAGGCTGTATCTTCATAGTCTGCGGATATAGAGGAAGGTATTCCAAAAGAAGAATTACTTACAGGAAAAATAACAGCGTAGCGAATTTTCTGTAAATTCGAAGTCCAGTCTCTGTAATTGCTGAATAAACAGACTTTCTTATATTGAGTTTTTGCGCGGATAACTTCTTGAGCTGACTTTCCGCAGATGTCTTCAAAAAAATAACATTTTTCCTGTTATCGTTTTTGGAGAATTATTCGAATATCTTTAATTATTATCCCAACTGAATCTTCGGGAAATGGCTGCTGGAAGCTTTTAATGAAGGCAAAAGGTCGAGAATTGTAGGACATTTAAAAAACACTTGCTTGAGTAACCAAGGAGATTTCCAGAAAAAACGATAGCAAGAAAAATTATAAAAATTGAAAGGACATCTGCGGAAAGTGAGTTGAGATTTACAAGTACACAGAAAATTCAACACACTGCCAGCGTTTGAATTGTTTATCTTCAAAAAGGTTAAGGTTCAGGGAAAGGAAAAATCTCTGCGAAGAAAATATTCTATAAACCAGGGAGGGAAAGCTGTTATCCAGAAAAACATAGCTTCCTTTTTTCCGGCCTATCCGGCAACATAGTTTTTCTGGATTAGTGCTCTCTCTGTAATTTACTTACTTTCCTGAATAATTTCACGTAATTCTTGCAAGGAGATATTCCGGTGCTCTTCCATCACTTTAGGCCGGATTGCGCGATCGTCCACTATTTTGAACTTTCCATGTGCTCTGGAAGGTTTGTTTGAACTTCACATTCAAAAATCTCTCTTAGTCTTCTCCTATACATTTATTACGGTGATGAATTTTCATCGCTCTGATTAACATTAATTAAATCGATTCTCTTTTTCATAAAAAATAACGAAATTTTATAGCTCTAATTGATGTCAAGAATTTGACCTACTTTTAGCAAATAATCTGTATATTTTTTCTTCACTAAACTATAAAATTAACAAAAAGATAGCAACATACATGCCCTAACAAAAGAAAAGAATATATTGTGAGCCTATCCCAAAACTTCATTTAATCTAATTACTGCTGCTACCATTACGACTCCTAGATATGATTCCTCTTTTATTTCATATCTTGGAAATACTTTCTTACATGACTCTATCCAGCTAAAGAACCTTTCTACTATACTTTTCATTTTGTATTCTTTCTGATCTACCTTTATTGGTCTTCCTATCTTCTTTTTCTTCCTATTTCTTTTATTTACTGGTATATTGGACTTTATTCCTCTTTTTCTGTTATATTTTCTAATTTTAGCTGTATCATACATTCCATCAGCTGTTACTTTTGAAGGCCTGTTAACAGGCCTTCCTACAGGTCTTTTTATCTTGAAATTTTTAAGTGTAGGTATATAAAGTGTTGAATCATTCTCATTTGCGGGAACAACAATTATAGAGAGAGGTAGACCCTGTAAGTCTACTAAAACGCTTAATTTTATTCCTTTTACTTTTTTATGACCGTCGTAGCCGATATTCCCCCTTTTTTAGTCGGAATATCCTTTGTATCAGTAAAACAATGAGAGAGATCTATTTTCTTCAAATCATAACCTTTGTTTAAAAGTTCATTAAAGATTTCCTGATAAATTCCATGTTCACAGAGGTAGAGGTGGAATCTATGAACGGTTGATTTAGAACCATAGCGGCGAGGAACATCTTTCCATGTACAACCTGTCATAACAACGTACAAAATACCATTCATTAACTTCCTCATATTTGCACGTGGTCTTCCTGTATGTGGTTTCTGAGGAGGAAGATAAGGCTTTATTGATTCCCATAGAACGTCATCGATTTCATGGAATGACATATAACTATATTTATAATTTCAGCATAATATTACTTTTGGGATAGGCTCCCTAATAAACTGAAAGCATGGGATGATTTACACGATTTAGTTTTTCATGACGATTTTCAAGTGCGCATAGGTATTGCTTATTCGCTAGGTAGAGCATTTCCTTTTGTCCCGAATAAGTATGAGGCATCCAAAGATTTGCAAATTCTTACGCATGATTATTTTTGTGATGTAAGAATATTTGCAGCATACTCGATTGGCTCCATTTTTCCATATATTCCTGACAAAAAATGTGCATGGCAAGAACTAATAAAGCTTAAAGAAAATGAAGAAAATGAAGTAAGAAGTTCCACAACTCACTCCCTAGGAAGAATCTGTATATTTAAAGCATCTCAAGCGGAAACCGATAAAGAATATGAAAAAGAACTAAAAAATGCCATAACTTTTTTTGAACAAGCCTCTATAAATTCTAGATTCATTAATCCATCCAAATTTTGCCTTCCGTTTTACCGTTCATTCTACACGATAATCTTTAATGAAGAAAAACAAACGCAAAATGAAATTGAAAAATATCTCGCGGAAGCAAAAAATGTAATAGTAAAATCCCATAATGAGAAATTACTCCTCAAAGCAGTTGAAAACCTTGCAAACGTATTAAAGCAAGTTCAGAATTTT
The genomic region above belongs to Methanosarcina horonobensis HB-1 = JCM 15518 and contains:
- a CDS encoding threonine--tRNA ligase, with product MQLLLIHSDYIEYETKKQTPVAEKIEESLKSGRLEEALTAFTAVESVDEANPEEAIEKAVSEIEKVAAQVKTNRIMLYPYAHLSSDLSSPKVAVQVLKGMETALSAKYEVKRAPFGWYKAFTVSCKGHPLSELSRSIRPQGAAKPAAKTEEAGEKEEVVSEALKAEGTARSYWRILTPDGELHEIEGFDLAPYPKLQQFVNYEISKSRAVERAPPHVELMRRLELADYEPGSDSGNMRYYPKGRLVKSLLENYVLDVATEFGAMEVETPLMYDMNHPTLKKYLDRFPARQYSIESDKRQMFLRFAACFGQFLMNHDMTISYKNLPLRMIEMTRYSFRKEQRGELVGLRRLRAFTMPDMHTLCEDMDQAVSQFKEQYDLCIDVLENIGIHVDDYEVAIRFTRDFYESNKDLVVSMAKTVNKPVLVEMWDTRFFYFVLKFEFNFVDALAKASALSTVQIDVENAERYDISYVNAEGKLERPTVLHCSPSGAIERCIYALLEKAAMETEEGKVPMLPVWLSPTQVRIVPVSEKHITFAEEVSRKLDCRVDVDDRDLSIGKKVREAGREWVPYVVVIGDKEIEEGTINVTIREESEQNKPQKIQMTPEELNVRIKEETAGKPYRKLPLAKYLSARPKFF
- a CDS encoding DEAD/DEAH box helicase, which encodes MTISNEAAAGMETVELEPLREDKKRIFKEILGYFETHQRGYIKVPTGWGKTFLAKHIMKKHYEDGKLVLFLISKNNPLLSQTYYDRKKDRPLFPNSALLSSEQKIARKEIAEALRKSGQEKGKGFVLFASLQTVLGKQASEIKELLLEYTDLAIVDEIHNFINNRGNDFLNEFGERTKILGMTATPFQGVVGNVKFVDEIAGDMREVYAKTLPECILDNELAPLKYTIAESSEDIFEIFDFEKGLDELDRQDLFLDCSTADKLKKVVKRTQLAKDVYDSMVKQKNAKTLVFCAPVRKRVYGAGAEGEEINAFHAKLTASVFNGEISAPKLEKDLDPVLPLDFDNYTPEGEFKDSAFITSELPKDEQSALLAAFRDAEKPPYILCTVGMLIEGFDFPGLETLILLRPTLSMRLFEQQVGRVTRLSPVSGKDKGNIFEISDSIDSLYQRFGEGVFNGEKVDQVQMLQPEIRLEELFSEGDAARAIEEGKIEINKVDFSALGKGKGKGAQIREVPVRLPPTVLRAKYFSRLLALTEEKDVGAFEREKRELMRATLRFRVRELRDAEELSELSGKTNKLKREAYEDRRLGDVSRQHKPKVFGEVEWLLKLQALNSLKYEGERISMPEKNKILRTLGFEPDMRKIDSYRLKCLKLGSAQKTIPDLVKVLGFVSRLSSSETYQFLDKKKKEQWKREFLPAVYWGFCFIEDSPELKELFESTEWDRRVKNIIRQK
- a CDS encoding IS5/IS1182 family transposase, yielding MGYDGHKKVKGIKLSVLVDLQGLPLSIIVVPANENDSTLYIPTLKNFKIKRPVGRPVNRPSKVTADGMYDTAKIRKYNRKRGIKSNIPVNKRNRKKKKIGRPIKVDQKEYKMKSIVERFFSWIESCKKVFPRYEIKEESYLGVVMVAAVIRLNEVLG
- a CDS encoding transposase, whose amino-acid sequence is MSFHEIDDVLWESIKPYLPPQKPHTGRPRANMRKLMNGILYVVMTGCTWKDVPRRYGSKSTVHRFHLYLCEHGIYQEIFNELLNKGYDLKKIDLSHCFTDTKDIPTKKGGISATTVIKK